ATAGGTTAATGATTTCTAACAATATATATTGTGTCTATAGGAAGTCCACACAAAGATAGTGAAAGCATTCAGTTTTACCTTGACTTTCTAAAGTGCCTGCGTTTATTCAGGGCCTTAAAACAGGAGGATTTTGCACAGGAATTTTTCAGGTCCACGACCTGGTAGATGATGGGATTGTACATGGCTGAGGACTTGGCCAGCAGTGTGGGTACCACAGACACAGGGATGGGCACTGAGTCTGGCTCACCAAACGCTGACACCACTGACACCACTGCATATGGGATCCAGGCTATCAAGAATCCTGCACAAATCAGCATCGCCACCTAGATAAGAACACAAAGCAATGTTCAGATCACATATTTACCCTTAACACGATTGCTTTGTGAGCAGTATTGACATGTGTTCTTTCCTCTGCTTGTCTACAAAGGCTTTGTCCTGCTCTTTTTCTTCACCATGCCTTCCTTCCAACCTTTCACATACCTTTGTGAGCTTCATCTCTAGGTTGTGGCTGTTCCTGATGCGGGCATCAAAATTTGAAATCTCCTTTGCAGAAGACTTGACCTTGAAGATGATCATGACATAGGAGAAGACAATGATTCCTGTGGGGAGGACAAGACAGAAGAACAGGATGGCCATGACGAAGCTTTGGCCGGACACAGAGGCCTGTGCTAGCCACCAGTCCAACGTGCAGGAGGTCCCAAAGGGCTCTGGGGCGTAGCTTCCCCAGCCGACCAGAGGCATTGTGGCCCAGAAAGCTGCATACGCCCACACAAAGGCCAGGCACAAGAAGGCGTGGTGACGTTTTAGCCATGTGCCTAAGAGTGAGGATAAAGACACAAGGAATGATTGACTAGTTGTAAGAGAGACATTAAAAGACATTATTACACTTCAATCCAAAATCAAGAACTCCAGTTTCATTTTCTAACTTTGATCTAAACCTCAGTGTGTGCATCTTAGAAATTCTGATTCCTGAACACAGGGTAGGTCATCCCAAATGTTGACTGTAAGGGAACAAACAATTAATGACTTTCACCTCGCTTATTGTTTGTAGCTAATGTTATGTGGCCATGCTGAAAAGGGGTAAAAACACCCTGGTTTATTGTTAGGATATACTGTATGGCATGTTCCACTGAAAGCCGCACCATGGACACCATGGCCACCATGGACAAACCTCATCATTCATAGCCAGATGTCAGTCACCTGCTGCCATGGAAAACGCCCTCCCAGGGGTTTGAAACTTagacattgtttttaaaaatgaatccaaaaaTGGTTTTctgaaattattgtttttggccCCATCCTTCCAtcgatccatccatccattatcttccagCCAGATGAGAGATGTAATCCTTCcagcgagttctgggtctgccccgtCTACTCCCGGTGGAACATCAGGATGCCACTGATCCACGACCAGAATGGAATACgcattgttcctcttgaatcTGAGGTTCGACAATCGGGTAgagcctcctttccagcacccTGAAGTAGACTTTCCTGGGGAGTCTGAGCAGTGTGATACCCTGATAATTGGAGCACACCCTCCGGCccccttttttgaaaatagGGACCACCACCCCAGTCTGCCAATCCACAGGTATTGTCCCTGACCTGAGTcttcagactctgcctcctccacagagaaCGTGTTGATTGGGTTCCTCAAAGTGCTCTTTCCACCGGCCGACGATATCCCCAGTCCAGGTCAGCAGTTCTCTTACCCCGGCTGAATACAGCCAGAGCCAAGCCCTGCTTTCCCTTCCTGAGCCACCGAATGGTTTGCCAGAACTTCCTTGAGCTTTGAACATGGCCCAATCAGATTCCATGTCCCCAACCTCCACCAAGCAACTCTTCCagaggtgggagttgaagacCTTCCGGATACGAGCATCCATTATACGTTCCCAGCAAACCCTCACTACACATTTGGGCCTGCCTCCCTcaccatctgatccaactcaccaccaggtggtgatcagttgacagctcgTGTTACAATGGACTCAGACCTAAATTTCAATTcccacataaaaacaatcatcaaaCCAGCCTACTACCACCTTAGAATTATAGCCAGAGTTAAAAAATGTTTGCCTAAAGAAGATACAGATAAACTTACTTCCGCACTTATCTGCCGCAGCCTGGACTATTGCAATAGTGACTTCACAGGgcttaataaaaatgtaattagaCAACTGCAGCTTTTCCAGAATGCAGCAGCCAGAGTCCTCACTCACACCAGGAAGGTGGAGCACATCACTCCGGTTTTtaaatccctccactggcttccagtgTGCTAAAGGATAtattttaaaatcctattacTTGCTTACAAAGCAAGGTAAATGgtcttaagctttaactatttattttcttgtgctttacTTATCTTTTatatgcaatttaatgtttctgtgtcttgtttgtattgtgttttatgtccctgtaaagtACTTTGAATTGcctgtctgaaaggtgctatataaataaatttgccttgccttACCTTGCCTCTTTTTGAAATATGCACAATATTATATCAGGCCATATTTCCTTACAACAAAACTGAGGAGAATTcaaatttcagtttgacttttttaTCTTGTGCTGATTCGGAGAGGATAATTCATGCTTTTGTTTCATCTTGCCTGGACTATTTTAACTCTCTCTATACTTGCCTCAGTCAAAAATCAATCTCTTGTCTTGAGCTTATTCAAAATGCtgtaaacagatttttattttttatttttttggtacTAAACGTAGAGACCATATTACCCGAAACACAGCCAAAATGCAGCTTTAGATCCTTAGAGAGGAACATTTGGTTATTCCACAGTCTAGGCTTCAGACCAAAGGTGACAGAACTTACTCTATTAGGACACCTAGACTTTGGAATGACCTGCCTGAGGATATCAGGCTTGCACAATCAGTCTCATCTTTTAAATCCCCTCTAAAGACACACTTTCATAAGCAGGCTTTTAAGTGAATTAACTCCCCCTCACTTTTGAGCAAAATTTCAGTCtgttctcattttctcattttatctctgtctgttgtgtgtggTATAGCTGTACCATTTTACTTTATATATGAACCTTTTAGTCCtatgtttattgttttattgtaaataaaaaacatagtagtagtagtagtagtagtagtggttgTAGCAGTACTATTAATTAACAGCTTCTGGTTCTAAAGTGATGCACTGTATGAATAGACACTCAAAAGTAAGGTGAGTGTCTGCACGTGCTGCTGCAGTTGGACACtaaatatgtgtatttgtgtaagtGGGGCCAAGAAATTCCATGCTTACCATAATTTTTGCAACCCATAATTCATGTCCAGGCAACTCATTAAGGAGTCAGGGTTTTACACACATCAGCAATtacacaaaatgtaataatgaatGTTTCAGCCAGGTTTGGGTCTACATTGTGGATAGTTGCTCTTTTCTAAAATGTAGGAGACTGTTACAGGAGATCCTGACGTACCATATCTGAGATGGCAGATCTTGAGGTACCGGTCCAGACTGACCACGGTCATAGTGATGAGGCTCCCACAACCGAAGAAGAAGCCCGCCCAGCCATAGAAACGACATCCCTCCCAGCCGAACAGCCAGCGGTGGGAGAAACTAGATACGATGAAAAAGGGCTTTCCTGTCACTGCAAGGACAGAGCAGTTGAAGGACatagatgaggaggaggaagaaaaaagaacaagatgCATAAAACAGGAATGGGATGGTAAAATcaaaacagccctagatttcggttcagcatgttagccaggctgactaagagccagaactccattgatccttgtgttccttcaAAGCTCAGTAATGATTTCctgagcttctttaatgaaaacattctaaATATTAGAGATTAGATCATCACCTCttgccctcaacaggctctaaTTCAACCTCAGACTTAGGAATcttggaaacagctgttgggcttaatgtgcatttggactgcttttctccaattgatcttcctgaatttGCTTCAATAATTTCCTCAACACAACCgtcaacttgtctcctagaccccattcctactgggctgcttaaggaagtcctgcccttaattagcACGTCCTTACtgaatatgatcaatcagtctttactaacaggctacataccacagtcctttaaagtagcagtaattaaacctctcctgaaaaagcccactcttgattcagatgtattagccaactattgacctatatccaaccttccctttctctccaagattctggagaaagtagtagccaatcagctgtgtatttttctaaataCCAATAgcctatttgaggattttcagtcaggttttagagcgaaccacagcacagagacagcactggtgaaggttacaaacgacctccttatggcatcagacagaggacttctctctgtactggtcttgttagatctgactgctgtgtttgataccattgaccatcacatcttattacagagactggaacagttcattggcataaaaggaaccacattaacctggtttaagtcctatttattagatcgatttcagtttgtacatgttaacaatgagtcctctgtccacactaaagttagacatggagttccacatggttcggtgcttggaccgatattgtttaccttatatatgcttcctctgagtaatattatcaggaagcacacATTAATTTCCATGCagatgcagatgatacccaattatacttcaataaagccagatgaatccaacCAGTTGACTAAAGTCCAAGTCTGCCtcaaggacataaagtcctggatgaccagcaattttCAGTTGCTAAACTCGTTATTCTGCTTGGTtctaaacaccttagagacacctt
Above is a genomic segment from Pempheris klunzingeri isolate RE-2024b chromosome 18, fPemKlu1.hap1, whole genome shotgun sequence containing:
- the opn5 gene encoding opsin-5 codes for the protein MAVMENETYVPHYLLRGDPFTSRLSREADIVAAFYICIIGILSATGNGYVIYMTIKRKTKLKPPELMTVNLAIFDFGISVTGKPFFIVSSFSHRWLFGWEGCRFYGWAGFFFGCGSLITMTVVSLDRYLKICHLRYGTWLKRHHAFLCLAFVWAYAAFWATMPLVGWGSYAPEPFGTSCTLDWWLAQASVSGQSFVMAILFFCLVLPTGIIVFSYVMIIFKVKSSAKEISNFDARIRNSHNLEMKLTKVAMLICAGFLIAWIPYAVVSVVSAFGEPDSVPIPVSVVPTLLAKSSAMYNPIIYQVVDLKNSCAKSSCFKALNKRRHFRKSR